A region from the Clostridium beijerinckii genome encodes:
- a CDS encoding GDSL family lipase, whose translation MNNNFDIIFFGDSLTFGYGVPKQNSWVYKLTQNFSASSLNKACNGDTTTSMLFRYSNDVLIYRPSKIFIMGGTNDLLLGRSVSSIIDNLELMIKESCNINSEIIIGIPPKIIGKMANSLFSPSHLYDYAESELVTLKDEIIKLCINNGIQFINFYELTLYENDIYLDGIHLTSLGHELLYEEALRFF comes from the coding sequence ATGAATAATAACTTTGATATTATTTTCTTTGGAGACAGTCTAACTTTTGGATATGGAGTACCCAAACAAAATTCTTGGGTATATAAACTCACACAAAACTTTTCTGCTTCATCATTGAATAAAGCATGTAATGGAGACACTACCACTTCCATGCTTTTTCGCTACTCTAATGATGTTTTAATCTATCGTCCATCTAAAATTTTCATAATGGGTGGTACCAATGATCTTCTTCTCGGAAGATCAGTATCTTCAATAATTGATAATTTAGAATTAATGATTAAAGAAAGTTGTAATATTAATTCAGAAATAATTATAGGTATCCCCCCTAAAATTATTGGTAAAATGGCCAATTCGCTTTTTTCACCTTCTCACCTATATGATTATGCCGAAAGTGAACTCGTAACATTAAAAGATGAGATTATCAAATTATGTATTAACAATGGAATACAATTTATTAACTTCTATGAATTAACCTTATATGAAAATGATATTTATTTAGATGGAATTCATTTAACATCTTTAGGCCATGAACTTTTGTATGAAGAAGCCCTCCGCTTTTTTTAA
- a CDS encoding RusA family crossover junction endodeoxyribonuclease, translating to MSNYAKIVINGSPITKSNFKLHNINGRAILPHSSGKYHDRYALYEQEIALIARSQNPDIIFSESLIALLKVYYKSEKRHPDTINITKSIFDGIEKSGIIINDAQITRIFTEEYYDKENPRFELELFSESEYDFNYTITKKIIPTQSKLYSPIKNNLLTNRSNKVSLCANSKNKTTSTNNHSPLKQSDKVSKTTTSKETKFCSICNKLITSDDYLKADNGKTLICKKCFNKLF from the coding sequence ATGTCTAATTATGCTAAGATAGTAATTAATGGATCACCAATCACTAAATCAAATTTTAAATTACATAATATAAATGGACGTGCTATTTTACCACATAGTTCTGGAAAATATCATGATAGATACGCATTATATGAACAAGAAATTGCATTGATTGCAAGAAGTCAAAATCCAGATATTATTTTTTCTGAAAGCTTAATAGCTTTATTAAAAGTTTATTATAAAAGTGAAAAACGTCATCCCGATACTATTAATATTACTAAAAGTATATTTGACGGTATAGAAAAAAGTGGCATTATAATAAATGATGCTCAAATAACTAGAATTTTTACTGAAGAGTATTACGATAAAGAAAATCCTAGATTTGAATTAGAACTGTTTTCTGAAAGTGAATATGATTTTAATTATACTATTACAAAAAAAATTATTCCTACACAATCAAAATTATATTCTCCAATAAAAAATAATTTATTAACTAATAGATCTAATAAGGTTTCTTTATGTGCTAATTCTAAGAATAAAACAACCTCCACCAATAACCACAGTCCTTTAAAACAATCTGATAAAGTTTCTAAAACTACTACATCCAAAGAAACTAAGTTCTGTAGTATATGTAATAAACTTATTACTTCAGATGATTATTTAAAAGCTGATAATGGAAAAACTTTAATATGTAAAAAATGTTTTAATAAATTATTTTAA
- the tsaD gene encoding tRNA (adenosine(37)-N6)-threonylcarbamoyltransferase complex transferase subunit TsaD: protein MSKKIILAIESSCDETAAAVVVDGREVLSNVIASQIDTHKKFGGVVPEVASRMHIKVVDSVVKAALAEAEVSLDDIDAIGVTYGPGLVGALLVGLQYAKGLSLGSKKPLIGVNHIQGHISANFIEHKDLKPPFVSLVVSGGHTFIVHVKGYRDFEVIAQTRDDAVGEAYDKVARSLGLGYPGGPKIDKLAKEGNENAIEFPRAKFQDDTLDFSFSGVKSAVLNYLNKAKMKDIEINKADIAASFQKAVIDALKTNLFLTCERRGIKKVAVAGGVASNSCLRETLLNEGAKRGIEILFPSPILCTDNAAMIGSAAYFNYQEGIRSDLDINAKPNLKLIER, encoded by the coding sequence ATGAGTAAAAAAATAATCTTAGCAATAGAATCAAGTTGTGATGAAACAGCAGCTGCAGTTGTGGTAGATGGTAGAGAAGTTTTATCAAATGTAATTGCATCACAAATAGATACGCATAAAAAGTTTGGTGGTGTAGTTCCTGAGGTTGCATCAAGAATGCATATTAAAGTAGTAGATAGTGTAGTAAAAGCGGCTCTTGCAGAGGCTGAAGTTTCATTAGATGATATTGATGCAATAGGTGTTACTTATGGACCTGGACTTGTTGGAGCACTTTTAGTTGGGCTTCAATATGCAAAGGGCCTTTCATTAGGTTCAAAAAAACCATTGATTGGGGTTAACCATATCCAAGGGCATATTAGTGCAAATTTTATTGAACACAAAGATTTAAAGCCTCCATTTGTATCATTGGTAGTTTCTGGTGGTCATACATTTATAGTACATGTAAAAGGATATAGAGATTTTGAAGTTATTGCTCAAACAAGGGATGATGCAGTAGGAGAAGCTTATGATAAGGTAGCAAGGTCACTCGGACTTGGATATCCAGGTGGACCTAAAATTGATAAACTAGCTAAAGAAGGAAATGAAAATGCAATAGAATTTCCAAGAGCTAAATTTCAAGATGATACATTAGATTTTTCATTTAGTGGAGTTAAATCTGCAGTATTAAATTATTTAAATAAAGCTAAAATGAAAGATATAGAGATAAATAAGGCTGATATTGCAGCATCATTTCAAAAAGCGGTTATTGATGCATTAAAAACTAATTTATTTCTAACTTGTGAAAGACGAGGAATTAAAAAGGTTGCAGTAGCAGGTGGGGTTGCATCTAATTCGTGTTTAAGAGAAACACTTTTAAATGAAGGTGCAAAAAGGGGAATTGAAATTTTATTTCCATCACCTATATTATGCACTGATAATGCAGCAATGATAGGGAGTGCAGCTTATTTCAATTATCAAGAAGGAATAAGATCAGATTTAGATATAAATGCAAAACCAAACTTAAAATTAATTGAAAGGTAG
- a CDS encoding alpha/beta hydrolase produces the protein MRLLSHSNGIHKVEKDKVSKRKFLESFIIFVVGLLIFGFAIQMITNIFDNARLKSRFKYIRIDGSKMEYKLKSNGDYTVVFDGAIGANMYEWDTVCRELEDKKISTFIYNRRGYGFNDGGENRTPEEQAKDLKVLLKKSGAPEPYILVGEEYGSLVTTNFVSLYSDSVAGVVLVNPISEEKIKTNEFKESIKFEYYRSQFEKIGTNISLTSLLSKMGLTMENDIFKEHLTESELAEFNSFKNNKKYKEAVSNELKNLYKDVSNSQIDGLLHNKPLYLITDNEEDPIKKIGDARVTTIYKEEIEGSPFSLLDSNTIVNGVNNVIKDAKKIAKKS, from the coding sequence ATGAGGTTATTATCACATTCTAATGGGATACATAAAGTTGAGAAAGATAAAGTTAGTAAGCGGAAATTTTTAGAAAGTTTTATTATTTTCGTTGTAGGACTATTAATTTTTGGGTTTGCAATACAAATGATAACTAATATTTTTGATAATGCAAGATTAAAATCAAGATTTAAATATATTAGAATAGATGGAAGTAAAATGGAATATAAGCTTAAGTCAAACGGAGATTATACTGTGGTGTTTGATGGAGCAATTGGAGCGAATATGTATGAATGGGATACGGTTTGCAGAGAATTAGAAGATAAAAAGATATCAACATTTATATACAATAGAAGAGGGTATGGATTTAATGATGGAGGAGAAAATAGAACACCAGAAGAGCAAGCAAAAGATTTGAAAGTTTTGCTTAAAAAATCAGGAGCACCAGAACCCTACATTTTAGTTGGAGAAGAATATGGTAGTTTAGTTACGACTAACTTCGTTAGTTTATATTCAGATTCAGTTGCAGGAGTTGTGTTAGTTAATCCAATATCAGAAGAAAAGATTAAAACTAATGAATTTAAGGAAAGCATTAAATTTGAATATTATAGAAGTCAATTTGAGAAAATAGGTACTAATATTAGTTTAACTTCATTATTGAGTAAGATGGGGTTAACTATGGAAAATGATATTTTTAAAGAGCATTTAACTGAAAGTGAATTAGCTGAATTTAATAGTTTTAAAAATAATAAGAAATATAAGGAAGCAGTCTCAAATGAATTAAAAAACTTATATAAAGATGTATCAAATAGTCAAATTGACGGGTTATTACATAATAAACCATTATATTTAATAACTGATAATGAAGAAGATCCTATAAAAAAAATAGGTGATGCAAGAGTTACGACAATATATAAAGAAGAAATAGAAGGTTCACCATTTTCATTATTAGATTCAAATACAATTGTTAATGGAGTAAATAACGTTATTAAAGATGCAAAAAAAATAGCTAAAAAGTCATAA